The genomic DNA GCATTTGGAGTGTTATTATTTATCATCATTATGTATCGTTTCTTTGATGGGTTTATCCGTTCAATTTCTATTCTATTAGGTTTGTTGTTCGGTACTATCGTTGCAGCATTTATGGGGAAAGTAAGCTTGCAAGCAGTTGGAGAGGCGGATTGGTTCCATGGTATTCAGCCATTTTACTTCGGTACACCAACATTTGAATTAACACCAATTATTACAATGATTCTCGTTGCTTGTGTAGGGATTGTAGAAGCAACAGGTGTATACTTTGCATTATCTGATATTTGCAATAAAAAAATCGGTGAAAAAGAATTAACAAAAGGGTATCGTGCAGAAGGATTAGCGATGGTGTTAGGTGGTATTTTTAACGCGTTCCCATATACAACATACTCTCAAAACGTAGGACTTGTTCAATTAACTGGAGTAAGAAATCGCGTTATTATTTATACTTGCGGTGGTATGTTAATCGCTCTTGGGTTTATTCCGAAAATTGCAGCTATCACAACAATTATTCCGAAGTCAGTACTTGGCGGTGCTATGCTCGCAATGTTTGGTATGGTTATGGCATATGGTATTAAAATGTTAAGTAGCGTTGACTTTGGAAGACAAGAAAACTTATTAATCGTTGCATGTTCTGTTGGAATTGGGCTTGGCGTAACAGTCGTTCCTACATTATTCTCACAACTTCCAGAAAGCATTCGTATTTTAACAGATAACGGAATTGTACTTGGAAGTGCATCAGCAGTATTGTTAAATATCGTATTTAATATGGTGCCGCAGCGCAAAGTGAAAGTAAAAGAAGAGCCGGTGTCTATGCAAAGTGCAGTAAGAGAAGCGTAAAAAAGCAAGGTCTCGTTATGAGACCTTGCTTTTCTTTTTAAGTGGCATCATTTTCCCGTAAGTACCAAGACGCCAAATGTACTCAAGTGGCCCGTATTGGTAATGTGAAAGCCACCAGCGGCTAATAAAGATTTGTAACGTGTAGAAACCGACGCAGAATAGTGGTCCAACCCATAATGGAGCAAGATAATCATTTTTGAATAGTAGCCCAAATACAAGTAATGTAACAATTGTATGTGAGATGTAATTCGTTAACGCCATTCGTCCAACGTATTGGAATGGACGTAATACTGTTTGCCATTTTTCTTTTTGTAATAAACGCATTAACGTGACAATGTAGAAGATGAACAATGTCTTTCCGCTTATCATCGTAATACCCATAAGTGAAAATGGTGTGTATGGTTGATTGTTCATAAAGAAGTAAACCATAATAAACCACATCGGTAATGTTAAAATGAACATAATGATTTGCCATTTTTTAAGTTTTGGATCTAATTCCTTAGCACGGCGGAAAATGTCTTTTTTACCGGCATATAATCCGAGTAAAAACAATCCTAGTGTTTCAGGAAGCATAATAAGACTGTTACTTATTGCTTCAGAATAGAAAGAATAGAATCTGTCTGTAATTTGTAAGCCCCAGTTTTCTAACGGCATAATGGCTATGGAAAGGCCTAGTTCATCTACCGGCACTAATAACATGACAAGAGAACCTAATAATGTGAACAATTGCATGAAACTTAATAGTACAATTGACCATATTAAAATAGTACGTGTCTTTCTTTTGTAAAATAAAAATAAGAAAAACCCGGTAATTGCATAAGTATGTAAAATGTCACCGTCCCATAAAAGAACGTAATGTAAGAACCCAAATAATAATAAGATAAGTAAGCGGCGAACAAACAAAGTTTTTGGACGATCGGTCTTCGCCTCAGCACGATTCATAAAAATATAAAAACCTAATCCGAATAAAAACGAAAAAATTGTATAAAATTTCGTTTGAATAAACATATCGTAAAATAGGCGAATATAGCTGTCTATCCCTTCGTAAATTCCTGTAATATCACGTGAGTCAACCCCGGCAATAATTGGCCAGTTAACAAGAAAAATACCTAATACAGCTATTCCTCTAATAATATCGATGGAATGTATCCTCTCGCCTTGTGAAATGTTTTGTGTCATTATTTTCCTCCTTGTTAAGTAATTCCCTTTTATTATACAAAATGTAAAGAAGAGGGTATATAGGTAATTTCCAATTTTTAAAACTGTTAAGATGCGTATTATGAGATATAATAAGAGTGCACAACAAGTTTTAACCTTCTTCAAAACAGGCAGTAAAGCTCCTTCCTATAAGGGGCTTTCTTTATGAAAAGTGTTGATAATGATTCTCTTTAATGATAAACTGTATTCAAAAGTGATAATCATTATCAAAAAAGGTTGGTGCGTAAGTATGGTATATGCATTAGTAGCAGGTACAGTCGTTGTATATGCAGTTATTACAAAGTATGTTTTAAATGGAGTAGGAACAGCAAAATGAGTGATATGACATAAAATCCCTTTCATTTGTAAAAAGAATGAAAGGGATTTTTTATTTTTAATGAGAATATGCTGAAAATTTAGTATGATAGTAAAGTGAAACTGTAATCAATGGGTAGGTGTAACTCTCACTGGTTATGAGCTCGCAAATAGCAGGGAAAAGTATATACATCTTGGATAAAGGGGAACAAGGGGATGACAAACATAGTACAGACAAACGGTATGAGAAAACTTGTTTGTTTTTATGAAGAGTGGCAAAAACACGGCGATGCAGAGAATAGTTTAAAGTTGTTTGAGGTGATTCAAAAATATAAACAAGAACAGCTTATGATAGCGTTCTGCGGTCACTTCTCTGCAGGGAAATCAACGATGATGAATCATCTATATAAAGCACAGTTGTTACCAACAAGTCCAATTCCGACAAGCGCTAACGTCGTTAAAATTGAAAAGGGATTTGATCGTGTTGTTGTAACGATTAAATCTGGAGAACAGTACGAATATGATGGTGCATATTCAGCGGAAGAATTAAAACAAATTTGTAAAGACGGTGATGAGGTAATTGGTGTTCATATTTATCGGAATGATGCGCCAATTCCTGAGGGTGTTATGTTAGTTGATACACCAGGGATTGATTCAACAGATGATGCCCATCAATTAGCGACAGAATCAACGCTGCATCTAGCAGACGTAATTTTTTATATGATGGATTATAATCACGTCCAATCGGAAGTGAATTTACAATTTGTTAAAGAATTGAAACAACGTAATAAAACGGTTTATCTCGTTGTAAATCAAATAGATAAACATAAAGAAAATGAATTATCGTTTGAGGATTATAAAGATAGTGTAAAACAATCGTTCTCTAACTGGGATATTGAAGTAGATGGAGTTTATTATACGTCATTAAGAATGATGAACCATCCACAAAATGAAATTGGAAGCTTAGAAACATTAATTACATCTATTATGAAAGAAAAAGAGCAGTATGTAAGAGATGGAATGGAGCGAGAAACAGAATATTTAATGGGGGAACATTTCTCGTTTATTCTTTCTGAAAATGAAAAAGCTCTTTTGACATATGAGGAAGAGTTAGCATCACCGCTTTCGATTTCAGAAATAGTTGAAAAGAAAGAAGAGCTAACGGAAATTAAAGATCGCGAGGCTAGTAAAGAATCTCATGTGAGAAACGAATTTATAAAAGGTTTACAAGCTATATTAGATAACGCGTATTTAATGCCATTTGAAATGAGAGAATTGGCAAATGCATATTTAGAAACGAAATTAACAAAGTTTAAAGTTGGTTTGCTATTTGCAAAAGGAAAGACGGAGCAAGAAAAACAAAGACGTGTAGAGGCGTTTTATTCTGCCCTTCAAAAGACTGTTGAAACGCAACTTGATTTTCATGTGAAAGAATTTATTGTGGCCTTCTTAAAAGAAGAAGGATTGTTCACGGAGGAAATTGGGAAAGACATATATGCTTTAGAAATTGCTTTTGGACCAGAAATGTTAGCTGAAGTCATTAAACAAGGTGCAGGTTTCACAGGTGATTACTTACTTCTTTATACAGCGGATGTAGCGAATGAACTGAAGAAACGTTATTTTACAAAAGCTCAGCAAATTTTTGATAAAAGTGCAGTCGTTTTAAAGCAAAAGGTGAAGGAAGCAGTTGCTCGTATGGAACAAGAGATTGAAAAATATACGATGTTGCAAACGGCAAAAGAGACGGAATTACAATACAGTAACAATTTAGAGACATATGAAAGTTATTTACAAAATATTTGGCGCGAGCGTGTTGCTACACCAGAAGGATTGCAAATAGAGGAGATATTGCAACGTGAAAAACAAATTGTTAGTGAGAAATTTACACTACAAGAGCAGGAGATTGTAAATGATAACGGGGCGGCTCATGAAGAAGAGATAAAAGGAACAGCAGTTTTAAATATTCAGCGTATATTAGAGAAAGTGAAGAAAGCTGAAATGATATTAGAGCCATTGCCAGCGCTGAAACATGTACAGCAAGAGGTAATAGAAAAAAGGCGTCGTGTGGAAACGAAACAATTTACAGTAGCGTTATTCGGAGCTTTTAGTGCTGGGAAATCATCATTTGCCAATGCCTTACTAGGTGAGAAGGTACTTCCTGTATCACCAAATCCGACGACGGCAACGATTAATCAAATTTTGCCGGTTACAGAGGAAAAACCACACGGAACAGTAATGGTTCAATTCAAATCAAAGCAAGCTTTATTAGAAGATATGAAAGCTGTTTATAAGCTGTTTCATTATGAGATTACTACGTTAGATGAGGCGTTAGCACAAATTGATAAAGTTATGAAATATCCTTCACCAACTGGGAAGCAAAAAACAACATTTAGCTTTTTACGAGCGGTACAAAAAGGGTATGATGCAGTTTCTACTTATTTAGGAGAACAAGTACAAGTTACATTAGAAGAGTTCTCTGATTATGTAGCGAACGAAGAAAAATCATGCTTCGTTGAGTATATGGAGCTTTATTATGATTGTGCTTTAACAAGGCAGGGAGTAGCGCTTGTAGACACACCTGGAGCGGATTCTATTAATGCTCGCCATACGGATGTTGCATTCCAGTATATTAAAAACGCAGATGCTATTTTATTTGTAACATATTATAACCATGTATTCTCTCGTGCTGATCGTGAATTTTTAATTCAGCTTGGTCGTGTAAAGGATACCTTTGCCCTTGATAAAATGTTCTTCTTAATTAATGCGGCGGATTTAGCAGAGTCTGAAGAAGAACTTGAAATGGTAAAAGGTTATATCGCAGATCAGCTACTGCAATACGGTATTAGAAATCCGCGTTTATTTGCAATTTCAAGTTTATGTGCGCTTGAAGAGAAACAAGGAAAGAATGTTGAAAAAGAGAAGTATGGTATTTTACAAAACTCTGGAATTACTAAGTTTGAGGAATCATTTACGTCCTTTATGATGAGAGATTTAATGCTTGTTTCTGTGCATGCTCTATATGGTGCGTTGCAAGGGGCAGATCAGCTTTTAGTAAACATGATAAATGGTGCAAAGCAGGGGAATGAAGAGAAAGAGAAGCAAACGAAAAAATATGAAGCAGAGCGTGGTCAACTACTTCATATCATTTCATCATATAGTGTACTTGCTGAAGAACAGGCGATGCAAAATGAAGTGAAAGAGTTGCTTTATTACGTGCAACAGCGTCTATTCCTACGCTATAACGATGTGTTTACTGAATTTATTAATCCGGCGTCACTTCGAACGGATGGAAATGTGAAAACACAATTGCAACAGTGTGTTATGGAATTAGTAGCATTTATTCAGCATGATTTATTACAAGAAATGCGTGCGACATCATTACGTCTTGAAAAATGGATAGACGAAGCGATGAAGCGTGCAAAGGACGAAATTGTAGTGAACTGTAAAGTAGAAAATCAATCAATTTCTATGAATGGAACAGTGGAGTATGAATATAAAGATATTACACATAAAGAACCGTTCCCTTCAGTTGAAATAAAAGATTTCAAAAAAGCACTGGCACATTTTAAAAATGAGAAAAGCTTTTTTGAAAAGAATGACAAAGCTTTTATGCAAGAAGACGCTAAATCTGTATTAGAACCGCTCGTATCAAACTATGTAGCCGATGAAAAAGATTTATTTGTTCATCATTATAAGCAAGAATGGGATATGAAGTGGAACTTATTCCAAAAAGTGATGCAACAAGATGTGATGAACTATTATGAAAGTATATTGTTTGCATTGGCTGAAACGATCGATGTATCTCTATATGAACAAAGTAAAGAACAATTGCAAAAGCAGTTAGTAGAGATTGAAAAAGAAATTTATGTTATATAGTCGTTATGAGAAAAAGATTCGTTCAATTTTCTTTTGCAGTACAGTATCTAAAGATTTGACAAATCCAGCAAATTCATCGGTAGAAATCATATGAGTAAGAACGAGTCGTCTGCCATCTGGTGTTTCACCGCATAAGACGAATGAAGAAAATTCATATGTTTTGTTTTCTACTACTAATTTTGGGTAGGAATACGTGTCGCTTTTCTTCTTCTTTCCATCAATAGAGATGACGTTGCATTTTTTCTCATTGTTGTCCATGATGAACCCCTCCTTTCTATTACTTATGGTAGACAAGGAGGGTTTAGAACAATAGAGAAAGGGGAATTTTTATGGGTGTAGTAATAGAGTATATTTCGAAAGAAGAAGCTATACCGAAGCCTTTATTGCTACTTGCTGATCCAAGTGAACGGCAAATAGCTACATATGTACAAAGAGGATTAACATACGTAGCAAAGCAAGAGGGTAGCGTTATCGGTGTATATGTTCTTTTAGAAACAAGGCCAAAGACGATGGAAATCATGAATATTGCGGTTGCAGAGCATGTGCAAGGAAAAGGGATTGGAAAGAAGCTAGTAAGTCATGCTGTAGAAACTGCTAAAGGATATGGTATGTCAAAACTGGAAATTGGTACAGGTAATTCTAGTGTTTCACAACTTGCTTTATATCAAAAATGTGGATTTCGTATTTTTTCTATTGATTTTGATTACTTTTCAAAGCATTATGAAGAAGAGATTATTGAAAATGGCATTGTATGCCGTGATATGATTCGGCTTGCAATGGAATTGAATTAGAACGTATAACTTATTTAGGGGGAAGAGAAGATGGAAGTACATAAAGCAATTACAGCACATTCTCGTAAACAAAATGAAAGTGTAAAAGCATGTTTACAATTAGATGCGCAGCGTGAAGCAGCTATTGAAGCAGCCGTATCTCTTGCGTCAAATGGGAAAGAATTTTCGGTTGATGTCATTAATGTTGTAACAAAGCAAATTAATGATCTTGCAAAAAATGGTGTTACCTTGCAGCGTAAATATGTTACAGAAGAAATGGTTATGGAGTATGTAAGTCGTTTACAAGAGAAAGAAGGTCGTTAAAGATGATAGTTACAGTCGAATGGTTACGTGAGCATATAGAAGATGAGAACGTCCGTGTAATCGATTGTCGTTTTGATTTAGCGAATCCTAATTGGGGTAGAGAAAAGTATGAAGAAGAACATATTCCTCATGCTTTATATTTTGATTTGAATTTAGATTTATCAAGTCCTATAGTAGAGCATGGTGGCCGCCACCCGTTGCCAAGCATTGAAGAGTTTGCGGACAAGCTTTCGGAGGTTGGTATTGATGAACATACGACAGTAATTGCGTATGACAGTCAAGCTGGTGCAAATGCTGCTCGTTTATGGTGGTTATGTAACTATGTAGGACATGAGAAAGTATATATATTAGATGGTGGTTTCCCGGTTTGGAAAGAGAATGGACTACCGACAACAACGGAAATTCCTGTTGTTATACGAAAAACATTCAAAACAAACATACAAGATCATATGCTTGTATCGATGGAAACAGTAAGAGAGAATATCCAGGCAGGTGCAGATGTTACGTTAATTGATTCAAGAGAGCCAAAACGTTATGCTGGTGTAGAGGAACTTGTCGATCATAAAGCAGGACATATTCCGACAGCAGCAAACTATTTTTGGAAGGATGGAATGTTGCAATCAGGACAATTTAAGAATGAAGCTGAGCAACAAGGACGATTCCAAAATCTGTCGAAAGATAAGGAAACCATTGTATATTGTGGTTCTGGTGTTACGGCATGTCCAAATATCATTGCGTTAAAATTGGCTGGATTCCAAAATGTTAAATTGTATGCGGGTAGCTGGAGTGATTGGATTTCTTATCCAGAAAATCAAATTGCAAAAGAAGAAGATTAATCACTTGCATGCAAAAATAATTTGTATTAAAATAAGGTCACAAGCAAGAGATTGCTCGAAAAACTTTGTATTTTACACATTGGAAACAATGTGATAATATAACGACAAGTAAATAATACATCCTGCGGTGTACGTAACTTATTTATGTCTAAAACCGATGTTAGTTATACGGAAGCTCAATATTTAGCGACCATCATCAAGCCTTCCTTGTGGAGGAAGATGTACGGTAACTGTGAGGGCATCCACCTGCGAGTAGCGGGTTTTTGGACATTTACGAGGAGCGGCACGTGCGGGGGTCTTATTTCAACTAACCTTATATAAAATTCCTACGGTGTACGTAGCTTATGCATGTCTTAAACCAATAAGTTTAATATGGAAGTTCAATATTTAAATGTAGCTAACATGCCATCTTTTTAAGAAGGAAGTTACAAACATTTGTGAGAGCATCCACCTGTGAGAGCAGGTTTATGGACATCTAGAGAGAACGGCATATGTGGGGCTATATAAAAACCTTACGTTTTATACGTAAGGTTTTTTTGTTGCATAGATATATCAATATTATCTTGATTCACCTGTGAAGTTTCCGTAATAAATGTAGCACTTTCTGTCTTCATCAATCTCTCTTGAATCCAAGGAGAATTCCATAGACATGCCGTCTCGCTGAATATATATAATATCTGAATGAAGAGATGGTAAAATTTCTTCGTAGTTCCATACATCTTGACTATCTACTAAGCTTGAACTCGTTTCACTTAGTTCTCTAATTTCAAAACCGATGTGGGAGTATGTAGGGTCTGAAGGGTCATTGGCGAAAACTTCTTTTTGAATATAAATAACTGCTGTTCCGTCTGGATCAACCGAAGTTGCAGTAACAACATAAGTATTTTTCTCTTTAATAAAATATTCACAAGTCATGCGTGCGATGATTTCAGAATTAGAAATATTGGCGTAGTTCCATAAAGCAGGATACCCTTTCGTTTCATCATTAAGTCGATATTCTAAGCGCATTTCATCCCTCTTCTTCCTTTTTCTTCTACTTTATCATGCCATCCTATATAATAGGAATAGAATTTAAAAAGGGGAGTGCGAAGGTGACAAAAACGAAATGGCTAGTAGGTGGTGTCGTAACGTCTTTAATGACTGGCACTTTATTTGGTTGCGCACAAGATCTTCCCCCAAAACCGAATGATAATAGTTGTTCTGATTGGGATTGGGATGATGAACTTGGGGTATGGCAGTGTGATGATAGTAGTTCAGGTTATCGTGGGCATTATTTCTATGGTGGGCGATATTATCAAAATAAATCCACTTTTAAAAATTCATCGGCGTTTAAATCGTATCAATCGTCTGCTGAATTTAAAGGTGGAATTGGAAGCGGTTCAAAGGGAGGATTTGGGGGCTAAAATATGTCGCAATACATAAGGGATCGAAAAGATTTTTATTTAAAATATCCGAATTTTTGGTCGGATTTATATGAATGTGAATATAGTTTGTTTCATGTTTTTTCTATAACAAATCAGACTTTGGAACAATTACACTTAGCGACTGAACGAATGGGTAAAATATTTTTTAAGACTGCTAGACTTTTGCGAAATTTAAGTGACGAACAGATTCTTGAGCTTGGTTTTCCTCCTGCGAGCTTATCATTCATTAGAATGAAAGGATTATATCCTGAATCTGTTATTTCACGATTTGATTTCGTTATAACGGTTGATAACCAAATTAAAATGCTTGAGTTTAATAGTGATACACCAACTTTTATTATGGAATGCTTTCAAATGAATGGAAAAGTTTGTGAAAACCTAGGTTATGATGATCCAAACTCGGATCAAGAACGATTACTATCTTCTGGTGTTACGAAAGCTGTAATGGAAGCGACAAAGGGATTAGACAATCCAAATGTTGTTTTTACAGCACATCATGAACATATTGAGGATTGGAATACGACTATGTATTTAAGTCAGTTATGCCATGTTGAAAATAAAGTAGTGCCAATGTCAGAACTTAGAATTACGAAAGGTGCTCTAGTTGATAAAGATGGGGCGAAGATTGATGTTTTATATCGTCAAACATATCCGATAGAAGATTTAATTGAGGATCAAGATCCTGAAACAGGAGATTTGGTAGGTGTGGAACTGCTGCAACTTGTAAAAGCCGGAAAGCTTTTTATAATAAATCCTTTGTCAGCATTTTTA from Bacillus cereus G9842 includes the following:
- a CDS encoding GNAT family N-acetyltransferase, encoding MGVVIEYISKEEAIPKPLLLLADPSERQIATYVQRGLTYVAKQEGSVIGVYVLLETRPKTMEIMNIAVAEHVQGKGIGKKLVSHAVETAKGYGMSKLEIGTGNSSVSQLALYQKCGFRIFSIDFDYFSKHYEEEIIENGIVCRDMIRLAMELN
- the pbuX gene encoding xanthine permease PbuX; translation: MKQHPFKIASLGMQHMLAMYAGAIIVPLIVGGGLGLNQKELTYLVSIDLLMCGVATILQALSNRFFGIGLPVVLGCTFTAVGPMIAIGKQYGVSSIYGAIIAAGLFVVIFAKLFGKLVKLFPPVVTGSVVTVIGVTLVPAAINDMAGGVGSKDFGSLENLALAFGVLLFIIIMYRFFDGFIRSISILLGLLFGTIVAAFMGKVSLQAVGEADWFHGIQPFYFGTPTFELTPIITMILVACVGIVEATGVYFALSDICNKKIGEKELTKGYRAEGLAMVLGGIFNAFPYTTYSQNVGLVQLTGVRNRVIIYTCGGMLIALGFIPKIAAITTIIPKSVLGGAMLAMFGMVMAYGIKMLSSVDFGRQENLLIVACSVGIGLGVTVVPTLFSQLPESIRILTDNGIVLGSASAVLLNIVFNMVPQRKVKVKEEPVSMQSAVREA
- a CDS encoding dynamin family protein; its protein translation is MTNIVQTNGMRKLVCFYEEWQKHGDAENSLKLFEVIQKYKQEQLMIAFCGHFSAGKSTMMNHLYKAQLLPTSPIPTSANVVKIEKGFDRVVVTIKSGEQYEYDGAYSAEELKQICKDGDEVIGVHIYRNDAPIPEGVMLVDTPGIDSTDDAHQLATESTLHLADVIFYMMDYNHVQSEVNLQFVKELKQRNKTVYLVVNQIDKHKENELSFEDYKDSVKQSFSNWDIEVDGVYYTSLRMMNHPQNEIGSLETLITSIMKEKEQYVRDGMERETEYLMGEHFSFILSENEKALLTYEEELASPLSISEIVEKKEELTEIKDREASKESHVRNEFIKGLQAILDNAYLMPFEMRELANAYLETKLTKFKVGLLFAKGKTEQEKQRRVEAFYSALQKTVETQLDFHVKEFIVAFLKEEGLFTEEIGKDIYALEIAFGPEMLAEVIKQGAGFTGDYLLLYTADVANELKKRYFTKAQQIFDKSAVVLKQKVKEAVARMEQEIEKYTMLQTAKETELQYSNNLETYESYLQNIWRERVATPEGLQIEEILQREKQIVSEKFTLQEQEIVNDNGAAHEEEIKGTAVLNIQRILEKVKKAEMILEPLPALKHVQQEVIEKRRRVETKQFTVALFGAFSAGKSSFANALLGEKVLPVSPNPTTATINQILPVTEEKPHGTVMVQFKSKQALLEDMKAVYKLFHYEITTLDEALAQIDKVMKYPSPTGKQKTTFSFLRAVQKGYDAVSTYLGEQVQVTLEEFSDYVANEEKSCFVEYMELYYDCALTRQGVALVDTPGADSINARHTDVAFQYIKNADAILFVTYYNHVFSRADREFLIQLGRVKDTFALDKMFFLINAADLAESEEELEMVKGYIADQLLQYGIRNPRLFAISSLCALEEKQGKNVEKEKYGILQNSGITKFEESFTSFMMRDLMLVSVHALYGALQGADQLLVNMINGAKQGNEEKEKQTKKYEAERGQLLHIISSYSVLAEEQAMQNEVKELLYYVQQRLFLRYNDVFTEFINPASLRTDGNVKTQLQQCVMELVAFIQHDLLQEMRATSLRLEKWIDEAMKRAKDEIVVNCKVENQSISMNGTVEYEYKDITHKEPFPSVEIKDFKKALAHFKNEKSFFEKNDKAFMQEDAKSVLEPLVSNYVADEKDLFVHHYKQEWDMKWNLFQKVMQQDVMNYYESILFALAETIDVSLYEQSKEQLQKQLVEIEKEIYVI
- a CDS encoding YpbS family protein — translated: MEVHKAITAHSRKQNESVKACLQLDAQREAAIEAAVSLASNGKEFSVDVINVVTKQINDLAKNGVTLQRKYVTEEMVMEYVSRLQEKEGR
- a CDS encoding DUF3931 domain-containing protein, yielding MDNNEKKCNVISIDGKKKKSDTYSYPKLVVENKTYEFSSFVLCGETPDGRRLVLTHMISTDEFAGFVKSLDTVLQKKIERIFFS
- a CDS encoding DUF418 domain-containing protein; this translates as MTQNISQGERIHSIDIIRGIAVLGIFLVNWPIIAGVDSRDITGIYEGIDSYIRLFYDMFIQTKFYTIFSFLFGLGFYIFMNRAEAKTDRPKTLFVRRLLILLLFGFLHYVLLWDGDILHTYAITGFFLFLFYKRKTRTILIWSIVLLSFMQLFTLLGSLVMLLVPVDELGLSIAIMPLENWGLQITDRFYSFYSEAISNSLIMLPETLGLFLLGLYAGKKDIFRRAKELDPKLKKWQIIMFILTLPMWFIMVYFFMNNQPYTPFSLMGITMISGKTLFIFYIVTLMRLLQKEKWQTVLRPFQYVGRMALTNYISHTIVTLLVFGLLFKNDYLAPLWVGPLFCVGFYTLQIFISRWWLSHYQYGPLEYIWRLGTYGKMMPLKKKSKVS
- a CDS encoding glutathionylspermidine synthase family protein → MSQYIRDRKDFYLKYPNFWSDLYECEYSLFHVFSITNQTLEQLHLATERMGKIFFKTARLLRNLSDEQILELGFPPASLSFIRMKGLYPESVISRFDFVITVDNQIKMLEFNSDTPTFIMECFQMNGKVCENLGYDDPNSDQERLLSSGVTKAVMEATKGLDNPNVVFTAHHEHIEDWNTTMYLSQLCHVENKVVPMSELRITKGALVDKDGAKIDVLYRQTYPIEDLIEDQDPETGDLVGVELLQLVKAGKLFIINPLSAFLLQPKSIQCLIWGLAEEEVFYTNEEQQWIKEYMLPTYLEPDLFLGKGSFVQKPSFGREGDTITIRDKDENIMLQNAHQTYKTSLPIFQKYIELPVVSLETEKGMEKLSYVFGSFLIAGKASSIGIRAGEKITGNESYYLPVGIKRRGKND
- a CDS encoding sulfurtransferase, with product MIVTVEWLREHIEDENVRVIDCRFDLANPNWGREKYEEEHIPHALYFDLNLDLSSPIVEHGGRHPLPSIEEFADKLSEVGIDEHTTVIAYDSQAGANAARLWWLCNYVGHEKVYILDGGFPVWKENGLPTTTEIPVVIRKTFKTNIQDHMLVSMETVRENIQAGADVTLIDSREPKRYAGVEELVDHKAGHIPTAANYFWKDGMLQSGQFKNEAEQQGRFQNLSKDKETIVYCGSGVTACPNIIALKLAGFQNVKLYAGSWSDWISYPENQIAKEED